From the Mahella australiensis 50-1 BON genome, the window ACCGTATTCGTAAAAGACGGGCCGGTGTATATGGCGTTCCATCCATTGATACTGACCGATTGCGGCAGAGAATATGCTATAAAGGTAGAACAGACAAACGATTATGTAATGGTGTCCCTCTACAATTACGAAGGACCGGCGCGTGATTTCCCCAGACGCGGTTTCTTGTTGACTGGGAATGGTTTTGTTTCGGAGGTGAGAAGCGAGGATGAGGTCGGTAGCTTTGAAAATTTTAGAGATATGATGAAAGATGTCAAGACGAGCGATGAGTTGTTCACATGCATGCACTGGCGGTGGACATATATGAGACGCACAAAATATGAAAGGGACGGTCTGACGATGGAATGTGAATACAGTCCGGCGAGCGAAGGAGTCAAGTGCGTTTCCATAAACGGAAGCGTTTCGGAGGCTCCTAAGTTGAAGATTAGTGGAATAGATGTTGACGGGTTACCTTTTGTTTAAGTTGACTTTTGCATTGATGGATATTATACTGTATATAGATGTTAATATTAAATATAAAACAATAAGTATCGCGATCTTTATGCTTATTGTTTCATAAAAACGGAAGGTGTGCAAAGGTGGATAGTCTCGAAGCGGCAAAAGTCGCCAAATATCTTGCGGATATCGGGGAATACTTAGGGGCGGGCATTTATGAAGATTATGACGCCCCTATGATAAAACGCATTGCGAGAGGTATACGCTGCCAATTGGAGCATGCCGATTTACCTGCATTAAAGGAAGGTATTTTATATCCGGAAGGCCGGTCCGCTTTGTGGGAAACGGAGCACTCAATCCTGAGTTTTCATTATTCAAGCTCTTTGTCATATAACAGAGCTGCTTTGATAAACTATTCCAATTCTCTTGAAGATCCGGAAGCTAAGGCTTGCCTCAAAGCCGTTGATGATGAATTTAAGGATTATTACAGATGCGGCAGCTCTATTGAACCTTGCTACCGATTAGGAGGAGACGGATATACCCATAGCATACCCAACACGGGCCGCATATTGAAAGAGGGCTTGTATTCTTATGCGAAAAGGATAGAGCAAAAGCTGCGGATTTCTAAGGCTGATGAGGATATAGAGGCTACGGCGTTGTATAGCGCCCTTCTGGATATACTGGATGGCATTGCCGCATTACACAGAAGGATATTGGTGAAGTTGGAAAATGAGGCTCAAAATAATCAAGGGAATATACGTAGCCTGTTGTCAGCCTTAGAACAAGTGCCTTTTTATCCCGCACGCACATTCTTCGAAGCGTTGGTGGCTGCAAACTTCATATTCTATATAGACGGATGTGACAGTCCCGGACGTTTTGATCAGGATTTATTCGAATATTATGATAGGGATGAAAAGGCCGGATTGATAGATCATGAAAGTGCCGTATCTCTTGTAAAAGCGTTTTTCAGTAATATCGACGACAATAACGGCTGGAACATGGCTATAGGGGGTAGCATGCGTGACGGAACTCCGGCGTATAATGCTTTGACGCAAATATGCCTTGAGGCTGCGAAGGGTATGCGTCGCCCGAATTTGGCACTGCGCACAAGGCAGGATATGCCGGATAAATTATGGGATGCAGTGCTGGATACGATAGGTACCGGATGTGGATTACCTGCTTTGTATAATGAAAAAGCATACTTAAAAGCTTTGAGAAACGCTCATTTGAATATCCATTATGAAGACATATACGATTACGCTTTTGGCGGCTGTACTGAAACCATGATACATGGCAAATCCAATGTCGGTTCTTTGGACGCGGGAATAAACATGCTCTCTGTATTGGTCGATACCCTTAATTTTAATTTTGTGGAAGCGGGAAGTTTTGATGAACTGTTACAAACATACAAGAACAATTTGGCATCTGTTATAAAAAAAGTAACCGAACAGGTCAATATCGATCAAAAACTTAAGGCCAGGTATTTGCCCCAGCCTATACGGACATTACTCATCGATGACTGTATAGACGCCGGCATAGAGTATAACGCCGGTGGAGCACGCTATAACTGGAGCGTTATTAATGTTGGAGGCCTTGGCAATGTGGCCGACTCTCTCATAGCCGTAAAGGAATTAGTATTTGATAAGAAACAAATAGATGCTGCGGACTTTTTGAAAGCACTACAAAACAATTTCGTCGGATACGAAATGTTGGAGAAGATGATAAGGGCGTGTCCTAAATACGGAAATAATCAGCCTTCGGTCGATGAACTGGCGCGTGATATCTCCAATTTCGTATTTGAGCAATTTGCACAATATGCCCCATGGCGTGGGGGCAGGTTTTTGCCGGGCTGTCTGATGTTTGTAACGTACGCGGATGCGGGAAAGGATGTAACGGCTACGCCGGATGGCCGCAAAAGCGGCGAGCCCATCGCCGATTCGGCCGGCCCTGTTCAGGGTAGGGACCGACACGGCCATACCGCCATGATGAATTCGGTGTCTTATATAGAGCATAGCATGGCGCCAGGTACATTGGTTGTAAACTTGCGATTGATCAAAAGCCTTTTTGATTCGCCCGAAGGCCGCAGTGCGGTGAAGAATCTTGTCAAAACCTATTTCGCATTGGGATGCATGCAAATTCAAATAAATGTGGTGGATCAGGAAGTATTGCGCGACGCTATAATACATCCTGAAAGGTACGAGGATTTGGTCGTACGCGTAGGGGGGTATTCCGAATACTTCAACAGATTGTCGCTGGAACTTAAAATGTCTGTATTGCAGCGTACTGAGCATAATGCGGGATAGGCATAATTTTCATCTTTCCTCTTTTATGCAGGAAGAAGTGATCATGCGCGCCGAACATGAGATGTGATGATAAATAGATGGGGGATTTAGCATTTATGCCTAAAAAATATGCGGCTCCGGCCGTTAAAAAGCTGCTGGATATCATTGAGCTTTTATCCAGAGAAAGCAGGGGATATTCGATCAATGAGATTGCCAGGATTCTAGATATTCCAGTGAATTCAGTATATCGCATCTGCAAGGAGATGGAAGAGCGCGGTTACCTTGAAAAATATAACGATTCGGGTTTGTACCAATTAGGATCGCGGTTTTTCATTATTGGACAGATAGTCGGAAGCAGGATAGACTTGAGGGCGAAGGCTTTGCCCATTATGGAAACACTGCGGGATGCACTAAATGAAACGGTACACCTATGCGTGCTTCAGGAGAAATGGATGGTACTGTTGGATCAGGTTGAATCAAAACAACCTATACGGATACATGTCGAAACAGGCTCATTGATGCATGCGCATGCGTCGGCATTCGGCAAATGCTTATTGGCAAATTGCCCGCAGGATGTGCTTAATTCGATTATCGGTGAAAAGCTTGCCTCATTGACATCCAATACTATCACAGATGCAGGCATATTAATGGCCGAACTGGAAAAGATAAGAGAAAACGGCTGGGCTTACGACATGGAAGAATATATGGAGGGCGTCCGCTGCGTAGGAGCGCCAGTGTTTGGATCAGGCGGCCGGGGAGTGGCAGCTATTGGCATTATGAGCCCGGCGTTTCGATTTCCGAAAGAAAGAATGGATGAAGCGCTTCCCTTGGTCTTAAAGGCTGCTAACGACCTGTCGATAGCTATGGGATATGATAACGGCCAACATTCGGCTGGCAGCCGTTAGCATTGTCCAAAGCCTGGCAATCAATGTTTATCAAAAATATGGGGTATCAAATGGCTGACGGTCTTGTATTTAATATACAACGGTTTTCCATTCATGACGGTCCGGGTATCCGTACCACGGTATTTTTAAAAGGATGCGGTTTAAGGTGCTTTTGGTGCCATAATCCTGAATCGCTTTCAACATTGCCTCAGGTACAATTCTTTCCGCAGAAATGCATCGGATGCGGCAAATGCGTTGAAGTATGCCCTAAGAAAGCACATGCTATCGATGCGAACGGAAGAAGGGAGTTTAGGCGGGAATTGTGCCGGCATTGTGGCAGATGCGTGGATGTCTGCTATGCCGAAGCGTTGGTAATGACAGGAAAGCATATGACCGTTTCGGAGGTTATGGATGAGGTGATGAAGGACAAGCTTTTTTATGATAATTCAGGCGGAGGTGTAACATACTCGGGGGGAGAACCGCTGCTGCAAAGGGAATTTATTAAAGAATTGCTTGTCGAAAGCAAAAAAAACGGTCTTAATACAGCCGTTGATACGGCGGGAAACGTGCCATGGGAGGCTTTTGAACAAGTATTGCCATACGTCGATCTTTTTCTATACGATATCAAGGTTATGGATCCGGATAAACACCGTTATGCCACCGGCGTTAACAATAGACAATTATTGGTTAATTTGCAACATCTGGCTTCTTGTAAGGCCAATATATGGATAAGGATACCGGTTATCCCAGGCGTTAATGATAATGTGCCAGAAATGCGGGCTATCGCCGATTTTGTAGAATGTTTGTCGGGTGTCGAGGTTGTGGAATTGTTGCCCTTTCATCGTTTGGGAGAAGGCAAGTATGAAAGCCTTGGAATGGAATATAAGGCGCGAGGATACAACTCGCCGAGCGATGAAAAAATGCAGGAACTGGCGGAAGTGTTTGAGCAAAAGAATCTGCCGGTAAAAAGGGGTTGATGTCTTATTGCAGGTATAGCTGAAGCCGTAGTATAATCTTAATGACAGCGATGTCATAAATGATATCGTGCTCTAAGATATATGATGGTCATATAAGGCTCAAAATAGAACCAAGATAGCAAAACAACAGGTGCAGATGTTTTGGAAGAAGATGATGATGATAGCAGTAAGGCTATATGGTTAGCCGAAATTCATCATAAATAAGGCGCAGCCGTAGAAATCGCAAAACCAGATATAGACAAGCAAGATTTCTTAACTGCAATCGTTACTATATCAGTGAAAATATTCGATTGGAAGGATTGACGTATGAACAGTAAAGAAAGAGTATATGCCGCGTTGAATTTTCAGAAGCCTGACAGAGTTCCGCGCTTCGTGTGGTTTGGGACGGGAGCGATAGAAATGCTCACACGAAAGTATGGCATATCTCCTTTGGAGCTCGAGCTGAAATGCGGAAACGATATATTGCAGACATGGGTTTCGATCAACGGGGAAATGATGAGGGATGTCCCGGATGGCTCGGAATTCACGGATGAATGGGGTATAACATGGAAAAGGGAAGGCTTTTACAATATGGCGGCGGTCCATCCGCTCCAGGACAAGGATGTCGGATTTATAAAAGATTATCGCTTGCCGGATCCGTATTCGGCCAAAAGGTATAAGTATCTCGAATATCTTTTGAATGAATACGGCGATAAATACTTTATCGGCGCCGATGTCTCCGGATCGCTGTTTGAGCCTGCTTATCACCTCCGCAATATGGAAGACCTTATGGTGGACATGGCGCTCGGCGATGAGGCGGTCGACGTTCTCCTAGATAAGCTCGCGGAGTTTACCACGGCCGTCGCGATAGAGTGTGTCAAAAAAGGTGTCGACTGGATATGGCTCGGTGATGATCTCGGTTCGCAGAAAAGTATGCTGATGTCGCCAGCCACGTGGAGGAAATACTTCAAGCCCCGGATGAAACGCATAATAGACGCGATCAGGGCTGTTAAAAAGGATATTTTTATCGCTTACCATTCGTGCGGGAGTATGTATCCCGTCATAGGGGATCTGGTCGAGATAGGGATTAATGTACTGAACCCGATCCAGGAAAGCGCGGAAGGAATGGTTCAAGAAGATGTTAAAAAAGAATTCGGAGACAGGCTCGCGCTGATGTGTGGCGTGGACACGCAGCAGTTCCTCGTCGATGCAACCCCCGAAATGGTGAGGGATAAGACGTGCGAAATTATAGAAAAGTTGGGCTATAACGGCGGTTTTATATTCGCGGCGTCGCACCATATTCAGCAGGATACGCCCGAAGAAAATATTCGAGCGCTGTTTCAGGCTCTCGATAGCTGCGGATAATTTGGATAAAGCGCAGGCCGATGAGGTGACGAAGCCGCTCGACCAGCTTCTTTGGAGGACGCGCAAAAATTTTTTTAAAAAAAGAAAGAGCTCAACAAGGCAGAAAGAGGATAGAGTTTTATGGATAGCAAAGAAAGAGTTATACGTACCCTAAAATTTAAGAACCCAGATAAAATCCCCGTGGATTTATGGACGCTGCCGGCTACATACTTAAAATACGGCAAAGCCTTTGAAGACATGCTGAGCCGCCATGAGAGGGATATTGTCTCGTTTGACGGCCCGTTTGATCTATCACATGATCAAAAGACGTATCAGCCAGGGCGGTTTACCGACGGGTGGGGGAGCGAATGGATGGTGCTGCAGGCTGGCATGGTGGGA encodes:
- a CDS encoding pyruvate formate lyase family protein, which codes for MDSLEAAKVAKYLADIGEYLGAGIYEDYDAPMIKRIARGIRCQLEHADLPALKEGILYPEGRSALWETEHSILSFHYSSSLSYNRAALINYSNSLEDPEAKACLKAVDDEFKDYYRCGSSIEPCYRLGGDGYTHSIPNTGRILKEGLYSYAKRIEQKLRISKADEDIEATALYSALLDILDGIAALHRRILVKLENEAQNNQGNIRSLLSALEQVPFYPARTFFEALVAANFIFYIDGCDSPGRFDQDLFEYYDRDEKAGLIDHESAVSLVKAFFSNIDDNNGWNMAIGGSMRDGTPAYNALTQICLEAAKGMRRPNLALRTRQDMPDKLWDAVLDTIGTGCGLPALYNEKAYLKALRNAHLNIHYEDIYDYAFGGCTETMIHGKSNVGSLDAGINMLSVLVDTLNFNFVEAGSFDELLQTYKNNLASVIKKVTEQVNIDQKLKARYLPQPIRTLLIDDCIDAGIEYNAGGARYNWSVINVGGLGNVADSLIAVKELVFDKKQIDAADFLKALQNNFVGYEMLEKMIRACPKYGNNQPSVDELARDISNFVFEQFAQYAPWRGGRFLPGCLMFVTYADAGKDVTATPDGRKSGEPIADSAGPVQGRDRHGHTAMMNSVSYIEHSMAPGTLVVNLRLIKSLFDSPEGRSAVKNLVKTYFALGCMQIQINVVDQEVLRDAIIHPERYEDLVVRVGGYSEYFNRLSLELKMSVLQRTEHNAG
- a CDS encoding IclR family transcriptional regulator, whose translation is MPKKYAAPAVKKLLDIIELLSRESRGYSINEIARILDIPVNSVYRICKEMEERGYLEKYNDSGLYQLGSRFFIIGQIVGSRIDLRAKALPIMETLRDALNETVHLCVLQEKWMVLLDQVESKQPIRIHVETGSLMHAHASAFGKCLLANCPQDVLNSIIGEKLASLTSNTITDAGILMAELEKIRENGWAYDMEEYMEGVRCVGAPVFGSGGRGVAAIGIMSPAFRFPKERMDEALPLVLKAANDLSIAMGYDNGQHSAGSR
- a CDS encoding glycyl-radical enzyme activating protein, with the translated sequence MADGLVFNIQRFSIHDGPGIRTTVFLKGCGLRCFWCHNPESLSTLPQVQFFPQKCIGCGKCVEVCPKKAHAIDANGRREFRRELCRHCGRCVDVCYAEALVMTGKHMTVSEVMDEVMKDKLFYDNSGGGVTYSGGEPLLQREFIKELLVESKKNGLNTAVDTAGNVPWEAFEQVLPYVDLFLYDIKVMDPDKHRYATGVNNRQLLVNLQHLASCKANIWIRIPVIPGVNDNVPEMRAIADFVECLSGVEVVELLPFHRLGEGKYESLGMEYKARGYNSPSDEKMQELAEVFEQKNLPVKRG
- a CDS encoding uroporphyrinogen decarboxylase family protein, with amino-acid sequence MNSKERVYAALNFQKPDRVPRFVWFGTGAIEMLTRKYGISPLELELKCGNDILQTWVSINGEMMRDVPDGSEFTDEWGITWKREGFYNMAAVHPLQDKDVGFIKDYRLPDPYSAKRYKYLEYLLNEYGDKYFIGADVSGSLFEPAYHLRNMEDLMVDMALGDEAVDVLLDKLAEFTTAVAIECVKKGVDWIWLGDDLGSQKSMLMSPATWRKYFKPRMKRIIDAIRAVKKDIFIAYHSCGSMYPVIGDLVEIGINVLNPIQESAEGMVQEDVKKEFGDRLALMCGVDTQQFLVDATPEMVRDKTCEIIEKLGYNGGFIFAASHHIQQDTPEENIRALFQALDSCG